In the Tetrapisispora phaffii CBS 4417 chromosome 7, complete genome genome, one interval contains:
- the TPHA0G02850 gene encoding uncharacterized protein (similar to Saccharomyces cerevisiae YKL133C and YMR115W; ancestral locus Anc_2.433), whose translation MLTGAYRGVIRRQFAISNMMRRPGSQFNKYLRVGRSISNSRLGLSQEQQQLQQLQLQKNQRIQKWVLSLLGFGALSFYVWYVYWPHNTFPKSVASILRKGLWEESDKENFNYGKAIKYYIEAIEEANKKGLDPLSDEYTGIELKIAEMYEKLAMYDEANTLYNELLYRYYEALSEPGKVPVDKRPDMVRRDLRVLIKSLETNKDLVIGKRNLLAHLLLAQEEILTRSQELKKFFEKRQERIKLASQGKVLEDKVFKPVVNTDNIKLNDEGYMILDLQKNSSAWEPFKEEYFTARDLYTAYCLSSKDLSAALSCKMTTVEWMVMADMPPGQILLSQANLGSLLYLQSEKYEADIYNINEKIKTDKQLENDKPVISALRTLNKSRDTCLKMATECYDSVVQFAKKNNKLRFKASEQLDPSASQAIALSTYGLGVLNLHSGALAKAERLLKDSVGMAKEIDFFELIKEADGELEKVYKAKQKITQENN comes from the coding sequence atGTTAACCGGAGCTTATAGAGGTGTGATAAGGAGACAATTTGCCATCTCGAATATGATGAGAAGGCCAGGTTCCCAATTTAACAAGTATTTGAGGGTAGGCAGGAGTATATCCAACTCAAGGTTAGGTTTAAGTcaagaacaacaacagcTTCAACAACTCCAATTAcagaaaaatcaaagaatTCAGAAATGGGTATTATCATTACTTGGTTTTGGTGCTTTATCATTTTACGTTTGGTATGTCTATTGGCCACACAATACATTCCCAAAATCAGTGGCTTCGATATTGAGAAAGGGATTATGGGAAGAGAGCGATAAAGAGAATTTTAATTATGGGAAagcaattaaatattatattgagGCTATTGAAGAAGCAAATAAAAAGGGATTGGATCCGCTAAGTGATGAATACACAGGtattgaattgaaaatagcAGAAATGTACGAAAAATTGGCTATGTACGATGAAGCTAATACACTTtacaatgaattattatatcGTTATTATGAAGCCTTGAGCGAACCTGGGAAGGTCCCTGTGGATAAGAGACCAGATATGGTTAGGAGAGACTTGCGAGTCTTAATTAAATCGTTAGAAACTAATAAGGACTTAGTTATAGGTAAAAGGAATTTGTTAGCTCATTTGTTATTAGCtcaagaagaaattttaaCAAGATCGCAggaattaaagaaattcttTGAGAAGAGACAAGAAAGGATTAAATTGGCCTCACAAGGCAAGGTTTTAGAAGATAAGGTATTCAAACCAGTTGTCAATACTGACAACATCAAACTGAATGATGAGGGCTACATGATTTTGGATCTGCAGAAAAATAGCAGTGCGTGGGAACCATTCAAAGAGGAATACTTTACAGCAAGAGATTTGTATACAGCATATTGTTTATCTTCTAAAGATTTATCAGCTGCATTGAGCTGCAAAATGACGACTGTCGAGTGGATGGTAATGGCTGACATGCCGCCAGGGCAAATTCTATTGTCACAAGCAAACTTAGGTTCATTGTTATATTTGCAATCTGAGAAATATGAAGCTGACATTTACAATATAAACgaaaaaatcaaaacaGACAAACAATTAGAGAATGATAAGCCTGTAATCAGCGCTTTAAgaactttaaataaaagtAGGGATACGTGTTTAAAGATGGCTACAGAATGTTATGACAGTGTTGTACAATTTGctaagaaaaataataaattgagGTTCAAAGCTTCTGAGCAACTTGATCCATCAGCATCCCAAGCGATTGCATTATCAACATACGGTCTTGGAGTGTTGAATTTGCATTCAGGTGCTTTGGCTAAAGCAGAAAGACTATTGAAAGATTCTGTTGGGATGGCAAAAGAGATAGACTTCTTTGAATTAATCAAAGAGGCAGACGGCGAATTAGAGAAAGTTTATAAGGCTAAACAGAAGATTACCCAGgaaaataattaa
- the TPHA0G02860 gene encoding putative peptide hydrolase (similar to Saccharomyces cerevisiae YMR114C; ancestral locus Anc_2.434), translated as MRMLIKKLANNNTSSTVGTESSNTGIFEANYNLAPSAYGAVYRADLDGNKLSYMKWGLIPQWVGDLSTFKANKTFNAREEHLLDSKMWKPCVNYKRCAVPISGYYEWRTINKAKTPYYITRKDGKLMFLAGLYDHNRAYDFYSFTIVTNTAPKELEWLHQRMPVVLEPGTLEWDSWFDHDKHEWSEPELNKTLKATYNSDSLFCYQVSKDVNKVENKGARLIKPILKEDKKTYDAIKKEESMKLEDSENISLSQMSDEEKNESMKQESSTNSEETEKVKREDRSLSSQSSDDTKSKKPPKKRQSIEDRLRSSTKKHKT; from the coding sequence ATGAGGATGCTGATAAAAAAACTAGCCAATAATAATACCTCGTCAACTGTAGGAACTGAATCCTCTAATACAGGTATCTTTGAGGCTAACTATAATCTGGCACCAAGCGCCTATGGAGCAGTTTACCGTGCTGATTTAGATGGAAATAAGTTGAGTTATATGAAATGGGGATTAATTCCACAATGGGTTGGCGATCTCAGTACATTCAAAGCAAACAAGACTTTCAATGCTAGAGAGGAACACTTGCTGGACAGCAAAATGTGGAAGCCTTGTGTTAATTATAAGAGATGTGCAGTGCCCATAAGTGGTTACTATGAGTGGAGAACCATTAATAAGGCAAAGACTCCATATTATATAACCAGGAAAGACGGTAAATTGATGTTTTTAGCTGGACTGTATGATCATAACAGAGCTTATGATTTTTACTCGTTTACTATAGTAACAAACACCGCCCCCAAAGAACTAGAATGGTTACACCAACGTATGCCTGTAGTATTAGAACCTGGCACCCTCGAATGGGACAGTTGGTTTGATCATGATAAGCATGAATGGTCCGAACCTGAATTGAACAAAACCTTGAAAGCCACCTACAATTCTGACAGTTTGTTTTGTTATCAAGTTTCAAAAGACGTCAACAAAGTCGAGAACAAAGGTGCTAGATTAATAAAGCCCATTCTCAAAGAGGATAAGAAAACTTATGAtgcaataaaaaaagagGAGTCTATGAAGCTAGAAGACTCTGAAAATATATCGTTATCCCAAATGTCAGACGAGGAAAAGAATGAATCAATGAAACAAGAATCATCTACAAATTCagaagaaacagaaaaGGTAAAAAGAGAAGACAGGAGTTTATCATCTCAATCGTCAGACGATACAAAGTCGAAGAAGCCCCCCAAAAAGAGGCAGAGCATAGAGGATAGGTTACGTAGTTCCACAAAGAAGCATAAAACTTAG
- the MED11 gene encoding Med11p (similar to Saccharomyces cerevisiae MED11 (YMR112C); ancestral locus Anc_2.436), with amino-acid sequence MQSEYVQERLASLNKVDDKLCSLLKEVSQMVYTFSELKRGNETLKPNFNEHIKEFFDTLDSATSSLHKEIELLDENTGTRVLPINVNKKALGQDTEKMKEQMQLLKVLLQSDK; translated from the coding sequence ATGCAATCAGAGTACGTTCAAGAGAGACTAGCGTCTTTGAATAAGGTGGATGATAAACTATGTTCTCTGTTGAAAGAGGTATCGCAAATGGTTTACACATTTTCTGAACTGAAAAGAGGTAATGAGACATTGAAACCGAATTTTAATGAACATATTAAAGAGTTTTTTGATACTCTTGATTCTGCTACATCAAGTCTGcataaagaaattgaattgCTAGATGAAAATACAGGTACCAGGGTGTTACCAATTAATGTAAATAAGAAAGCATTGGGGCAGGATACCGAGAAGATGAAAGAACAGATGCAATTATTGAAGGTACTACTTCAATCTGACAAATAG
- the SHE2 gene encoding She2p (similar to Saccharomyces cerevisiae SHE2 (YKL130C); ancestral locus Anc_2.438) — protein sequence MTAASDNEQYVELELTPELHSIFMEIKDLFSVYISSYVHVLNKFIGILRKISTLRFERSTLIKYVKKLRFYNDRLSNFEFSDPANAECSVPVESVVREISAFYLKVLETIDILNYYLTRSLQSEIVSKTLNFNLTLPDDTISRIEESYNCFIKFVQWMMESISINDELLQIEIIQFSLKCAIEDNVDLEETDNIFLTEVTPVEDIEEYETLALQWSEVLSGSISALTNQFDQSVVVWIENSEKKANK from the coding sequence ATGACAGCTGCTAGTGACAATGAACAATATGTTGAGTTAGAATTGACACCTGAACTCCATAGTATCTTTATGGAGATTAAGGATCTTTTCTCTGTGTATATTTCTAGTTATGTTCATGTGctcaataaatttattggcATACTTCGTAAAATTTCTACTTTAAGATTTGAAAGATCCACCCTGATTAAATATGTTAAAAAGTTGAGGTTTTACAATGATAGactttcaaattttgaGTTCTCAGATCCTGCGAATGCTGAGTGTAGTGTACCTGTTGAATCAGTAGTTAGAGAAATCAGTgcattttatttgaaagttTTAGAAACTATTGATATACTAAACTACTATTTAACTAGATCGTTACAATCAGAAATTGTTTCGAAAACATTGAACTTTAATCTAACATTACCAGATGACACTATCAGTAGAATTGAAGAAAGTTACAAttgttttatcaaattcgTCCAATGGATGATGGAATCCATCTCTATcaatgatgaattattacaaatagAAATTATCCAATTCTCGTTAAAATGTGCAATCGAGGATAATGTTGATTTGGAAGAAACCGACAATATTTTCTTAACAGAAGTTACTCCCGTTGAAGACATAGAAGAATACGAGACATTGGCTCTACAATGGTCCGAAGTATTATCTGGGTCTATATCTGCATTGACTAACCAATTTGATCAATCTGTTGTTGTGTGGATCGAAAACTCTGAAAAGAAAGCCAACAAGTAG
- the TPHA0G02875 gene encoding uncharacterized protein (similar to Saccharomyces cerevisiae HFD1 (YMR110C); ancestral locus Anc_2.439): MGLTYTPLEDITKIVDISREAFFKKQKYLAGLKNPNKEDKEFRSQLLKRFYYAIKDSSDEIEDALFQDFHRSPQESKSFEIIKLLNDILHMISNLDKWMKPETISDYSPPFMFGKTQVEKISMGSVLVIAPFNFPVLLALVPVAYAIAAGNTVVLKPSELTENCSILIEKIIERARFPVGYVSVVHGGVEETTKLVESGKFDKIFYTGSPKVGSIISQTAAKTLTPCVLELGGKSPTFITDKFNKNNIETAMKRIFFGAFGNSGQICVSPDYIVVHETLYEEVLKTAKLLLDEFWPDFSSETEYTHMINKVAYDKAQRKIKLTKGKKLSVKIANMQSDKLEESLCIPPTVVYDLGWSDIVMQEENFSPILPIVSYSNLDDVLDIIISKHDTPLVQYIFSDDNIEIERILKRLRSGDCIIGDTMIHVGIQDAPFGGIGNSGYGSYGGKWGFAAFTNERIVFNQPFWMDFLLSMRYPPFTPKKKALIENLTESEPWFNRRGNDDFILYRLPVISSVVNLLKKLF, translated from the coding sequence ATGGGGTTAACATACACGCCTTTAGAGGACATAACtaaaattgttgatatttCAAGAGAAGCATTCTTCAAGAAGCAGAAATATTTGGCTGGTTTAAAGAATCCcaataaagaagataagGAATTTAGATCACAGCTTTTGAAACGGTTTTATTATGCTATTAAAGATTCCTCagatgaaattgaagatgCTTTATTTCAAGATTTCCATCGTTCACCACAAGAGAGCAAATCTTtcgaaattattaaattgcTCAATGATATTCTACATATGATTTCAAACTTAGATAAATGGATGAAACCAGAAACCATTAGTGATTATTCTCCTCCATTTATGTTTGGTAAAACTCAAGTGGAGAAGATTTCAATGGGTTCAGTATTGGTCATTGCACCATTTAATTTCCCAGTGTTGTTGGCTTTGGTTCCTGTTGCTTATGCAATTGCAGCTGGTAACACAGTGGTTCTTAAACCAAGTGAACTTACTGAGAATTGCTCGATACTTATTGAAAAGATTATCGAGCGAGCCCGTTTCCCTGTTGGTTACGTCTCTGTAGTACATGGTGGTGTCGAAGAAACTACCAAATTAGTCGAATCAGGAAagtttgataaaatattctacACTGGCTCACCAAAAGTTGGTTCCATTATATCTCAAACTGCTGCAAAGACATTGACACCTTGTGTATTAGAACTTGGTGGTAAATCGCCAACATTCATTACTGATAAgtttaacaaaaataacatAGAAACTGCAatgaaaagaatattttttggtgCTTTTGGTAATTCTGGTCAAATATGTGTCTCCCCAGACTATATTGTTGTACATGAAACTTTGTATGAAGAAGTGTTAAAAACTGCTAAACTGCTACTAGATGAGTTTTGGCCAGATTTTAGTTCAGAAACTGAATATACTCATATGATTAATAAAGTTGCGTATGATAAAGCCCagagaaaaataaaactgaCAAAAGGTAAAAAATTATCTGTGAAAATTGCTAATATGCAGTCtgataaattagaagaatCACTTTGCATCCCTCCTACTGTTGTTTATGATCTAGGATGGAGCGACATAGTGATGCAGGAAGAAAACTTCTCCCCAATATTACCAATTGTatcatattcaaatttagaTGATGTGCTTGACATCATAATCTCCAAGCATGATACCCCATTagttcaatatattttttcagatgataatattgaaattgaacGTATTTTAAAGAGGTTGAGATCTGGAGATTGTATTATCGGTGATACGATGATCCATGTAGGCATTCAAGATGCACCATTTGGCGGTATTGGTAATTCAGGATACGGAAGCTATGGAGGGAAATGGGGGTTTGCTGCATTCACTAATGAAAGAATTGTCTTCAATCAACCATTTTGGATGGATTTCTTACTTTCTATGAGATATCCCCCTTTTACTCCAAAGAAGAAGGCTTTGATTGAAAATTTGACTGAATCGGAACCATGGTTTAACAGAAGAGGTAATGATGATTTTATATTGTACCGTCTGCCAGTCATCTCTTCGGTTGTTAATCTTTTAAAGAAActcttttaa
- the TPHA0G02880 gene encoding myosin family protein (similar to Saccharomyces cerevisiae MYO3 (YKL129C) and MYO5 (YMR109W); ancestral locus Anc_2.440): MYYNLKAYNESQCVIISGESGAGKTEAAKRIMQYIAAASDTNSESISKIKDMVLATNPLLESFGCAKTLRNNNSSRHGKYLEIKFNAQYEPCAGNITNYLLEKQRVVSQIKNERNFHIFYQFTKGASENYRQTFGVQKPEQYVYTSAAGCTSVDTIDDIKDFADTIKAMQIIGLSQDEQDQIFRMLAFILWIGNISFVENEEGNAQVRDTSVTDFVAYLLQIDASILIKGLVERTMETSHGMRRGSVYHVPLNIVQANAAEDALAKAIYNNLFDWIVERVNVSLQAYPGADKSIGILDIYGFEIFEHNSFEQICINYVNEKLQQIFIQLTLKSEQETYEKEQIQWTPIKFFDNKVVCELIEGRRPPGIFAAMNDSVATAHADSNAADQAFSQRLNLFSSNPHFELRSNKFVIKHYAGDVTYDVNGITDKNKDQLQKDLAELIGTTQNGFLKSLFPEQVNTENKRKAPTAGDKIIKSANDLVETLSKAQPSYIRTIKPNQTKLPEDYDDSQVLHQVKYLGLQENVRIRRAGFAYRQVFDKFVERFYLLSPQCSYAGDYTWQGETIDAVKWILKDASIPEKEYQIGVSQVFIKTPETLFALEHMRDRYWYNMAARIQRAWRRFLQRRIDSAVKIQRVIRERKGGNKYEKLRDKGTELLGGRKERRSMSLIGYRAFMGDYLLCNDSKARGAYIKRQAGIKDSVIFSIKGHCLQSKFGRSSVRVKKVFILTAKTFYVIAQTNVQNAMQYSLEYNIPVDHIVSVGLTNLQDDWMAINLAKSNQPDLLINTFFKTELITHLKKLNSKIQIKIGPTIEYQKKPGKIRRVKCEITEAAPKYGDNYKSKKIYVRRGNPANSKQKKKPRGKKSSGIQQSVPAAARPSHHKSSSKPSAPVPRTSKKPAPPPPGSKKPVQNKPVAKQVPVQTQQTQLNNIPPPPPPPPPVQSSVPKFEAAYDFPGSGNPSELPLKKGDVVFISKQEASGWSLAKTLDGAKEGWVPTNYIIAYTGSSTPAPPAASTVVSQPVTISETASTAEPATATQANFSTGLASALAARANKMRVESDAEQDDDDDDDDW, encoded by the coding sequence ATGTACTACAATTTGAAAGCATACAATGAGAGCCAATGTGTCATCATTTCTGGTGAATCTGGTGCTGGTAAGACGGAAGCAGCTAAAAGGATCATGCAATATATCGCCGCTGCGTCAGATACCAACTCAGAATCTATtagtaaaattaaagatatgGTTTTAGCTACCAATCCGCTGTTAGAATCCTTTGGTTGTGCTAAGACATTAAGAAATAACAATTCCTCTAGACATGGTAAATATCtagaaattaaattcaatgcACAATATGAACCTTGTGCTGGTAACATTACCAATTATTTGTTAGAAAAACAAAGAGTTGTCAGTCAAATCAAGAATGAAAGAAATTTCCACATCTTCTATCAATTTACAAAAGGTGCCTCTGAGAACTATAGACAAACGTTTGGTGTGCAGAAACCAGAACAATACGTCTACACTTCTGCAGCAGGGTGTACTTCTGTTGACACAattgatgatattaaagattttgCAGACACAATAAAAGCCATGCAAATTATTGGTCTTTCACAAGATGAACAAgatcaaatatttagaatGTTAGCATTTATTTTATGGATTGGTAATATCTCTTTTgtagaaaatgaagaaggAAATGCTCAAGTTAGAGACACGTCTGTCACTGATTTTGTTGCATACTTATTACAAATTGATGCCAGTATCTTAATTAAGGGCCTGGTAGAAAGAACCATGGAAACTAGTCATGGTATGAGAAGAGGCTCTGTCTACCATGTTCCTCTAAATATTGTCCAAGCCAACGCCGCAGAAGATGCTTTGGCTAAAGCTATTTATAACAATCTATTCGATTGGATTGTTGAAAGAGTCAACGTCTCCTTACAAGCATACCCTGGTGCtgataaatcaattggTATTTTGGATATTTACggttttgaaatttttgaacATAATTCATTTGAACAAATTTGTATCAACTACGTTAATGAAAAGTTGCaacaaatttttattcaattaacATTGAAATCCGAACAAGAAACTTATGAAAAGGAACAAATTCAGTGGACTCCAATCAAGTTCTTTGATAACAAGGTTGTGTGTGAATTAATTGAAGGTAGACGACCACCTGGTATCTTTGCTGCAATGAATGATTCTGTTGCCACTGCCCATGCTGATTCTAATGCAGCCGATCAAGCATTTTCACAGCGTTTAAATCTATTCTCATCTAATCCTCATTTTGAATTGAgatcaaataaatttgtcATTAAACATTATGCTGGTGATGTCACATACGATGTCAATGGTATTACTGATAAAAATAAGGATCAATTACAAAAGGATTTAGCCGAACTGATTGGCACCACTCAAAATGGTTTcttaaaatcattattccCTGAACAAGTCAATACTGAGAACAAGAGAAAAGCACCAACTGCAGGTGATaagattattaaaagtGCTAACGATCTAGTTGAAACTCTATCAAAAGCACAACCATCATATATCAGAACCATCAAACCGAATCAAACCAAATTACCGGAGGATTACGATGATAGTCAAGTCTTACATCAAGTGAAATATTTAGGTTTACAAGAGAATGTTCGCATTAGAAGAGCAGGTTTTGCATACAGACAagtatttgataaatttgttGAGAGATTCTATTTATTATCCCCACAGTGTTCTTATGCTGGTGACTACACATGGCAGGGTGAAACAATTGATGCTGTTAAGTGGATTTTGAAAGATGCATCTATTCCAGAAAAGGAGTACCAAATTGGTGTTTCACAAGTTTTTATCAAAACCCCTGAAACATTATTTGCTTTGGAGCACATGAGAGATAGGTACTGGTATAACATGGCAGCCAGAATTCAACGTGCATGGAGAAGATTCTTACAAAGAAGAATAGATTCGGCTGTTAAAATTCAAAGAGTTATTAGAGAGAGAAAAGGTGGTAACAAGTATGAGAAATTACGTGATAAAGGTACTGAATTGTTAGGAGGTAGGAAAGAGAGAAGATCCATGTCTTTGATCGGCTATAGAGCTTTCATGGGTGATTACCTGTTATGTAACGATAGTAAAGCAAGGGGAGCTTATATTAAGAGACAAGCTGGGATAAAAGATAGTGTAATATTTTCCATTAAAGGTCATTGTCTACAAAGTAAATTTGGTAGGTCATCCGTCAGGGTTAAAAAGGTTTTTATTCTAACGGCAAAAACATTTTATGTTATTGCACAAACAAATGTGCAGAATGCAATGCAATATTCATTAGAGTACAACATACCTGTTGACCATATAGTTAGTGTTGGTTTAACCAACTTACAAGATGACTGGATGGCTATTAATCTTGCAAAATCGAATCAACCAGACCTATTAATTAATACCTTTTTTAAGACTGAGCTGATAActcatttaaagaaattgaacaGCAAAATTCAGATAAAAATTGGTCcaacaattgaatatcaAAAGAAGCCTGGTAAAATCAGAAGAGTTAAATGTGAAATTACCGAAGCTGCACCAAAGTATGGTGATAATTATAAGtccaaaaaaatttatgtCCGTCGTGGTAATCCAGCTAACTCTaaacagaaaaagaagCCTAGAGGCAAAAAAAGTTCTGGCATCCAGCAAAGCGTACCTGCTGCCGCACGTCCTAGTCATCACAAATCGTCTAGCAAACCATCAGCTCCTGTTCCTAGAACTTCCAAAAAACCTGCTCCTCCTCCGCCTGGCTCAAAGAAGCCAGTTCAAAACAAACCAGTTGCAAAACAAGTTCCAGTGCAAACACAGCAGACtcaattaaataacataCCTCCACCTCCTCCACCTCCTCCACCAGTGCAATCATCTGTACCGAAATTTGAAGCTGCATATGACTTCCCTGGATCTGGTAATCCATCTGAGCTTCCATTAAAGAAAGGAGACGTggtatttatttcaaagcAAGAAGCAAGTGGGTGGTCATTAGCCAAAACCTTAGATGGTGCAAAAGAAGGTTGGGTGCCAactaattatattatagCTTATACAGGCTCTTCTACACCAGCACCACCAGCCGCTAGTACAGTTGTGTCACAACCTGTAACAATCTCAGAAACTGCATCTACAGCTGAACCAGCCACTGCTACCCAAGCTAATTTCAGTACTGGTTTAGCTTCTGCATTAGCCGCTAGGGCAAATAAAATGAGAGTGGAGAGTGACGCAGAAcaagatgatgatgacgatgatgacgattggtaa
- the TPHA0G02885 gene encoding uncharacterized protein (similar to Saccharomyces cerevisiae ILV2 (YMR108W); ancestral locus Anc_2.441), which yields MLRSTGSRTSLNRLAKISKSVDSQWFVTATLLKRDFTSSQLSLKSSVYSRPSPAPSFNASPTLADSTNKISQSKLKELKKNPEMDSSLIGLTGGEIFHEMMKRHNVDTVFGYPGGAILPVYDAIYNSKDFNFVLPRHEQGAGHMAEGYARASGKCGVVLVTSGPGATNVITPMADALADGVPMVVFTGQVPTAAIGTDAFQEADVIGISRSCTKWNVMVKRVEDLPKCINEAFEIATSGRPGPVLVDLPKDVQASILRAPIPIKTTIPSNALKQLTRSAYTQFSEAGIKRAAELINIAKKPILYVGGGILNNPEGPRLIKELSDRAQIPVTTTLQALGAFDQDDPKSLDMLGMHGYAPANLAIQNADLIIAVGARFDDRVTLNISKFAPEARRAALENRGGIIHFDISAKNINKVVETQVPIEGDAATNLQQMIPSVFSVTERERKEWLDTINNWKAKYPYAYQKETPGSKIKPQTVIAKLSEIANSSGKPIVVTTGVGQHQMWAAQHWTWKTPRTFISSGGLGTMGYGLPAAIGAQVARPDAVVIDIDGDASFNMSLTELSSAVQACTPIKILLLNNEEQGMVTQWQSLFYKHRYSHTHQLNPDFVKIAEAMGMKGMRLAEQSKMEDTLHEFFNFDGPVLLEVVVEKKVPVLPMVPAGKGLDEFICFDPEVEKEQNELRRKRTNGKH from the coding sequence ATGCTTAGATCTACTGGTTCGAGAACTTCTTTGAATCGTCTAGCTAAAATCTCAAAATCAGTAGATTCACAATGGTTTGTTACTGCTACTTTGTTGAAAAGAGATTTCACTTCTTCTCAGCTCTCATTGAAATCTTCTGTCTACTCTAGACCATCGCCTGCTCCAAGTTTCAATGCTTCTCCGACTTTGGCTGATTCTaccaataaaatatcacaATCAAAgttaaaagaattgaagaaaaatcCTGAAATGGATAGTTCTTTAATCGGTTTGACTGGTGGTGAAATCTTCCACGAAATGATGAAAAGACATAATGTAGACACTGTCTTTGGTTATCCAGGTGGTGCCATCTTACCTGTTTACGATGCAATTTATAATAGtaaagattttaatttcgTGTTGCCAAGGCATGAACAAGGTGCCGGCCATATGGCCGAAGGTTACGCCAGGGCTTCGGGTAAATGTGGTGTTGTTTTAGTCACTTCCGGCCCAGGTGCCACAAATGTCATCACTCCAATGGCAGATGCATTGGCAGATGGCGTGCCAATGGTTGTCTTCACTGGTCAAGTCCCAACTGCAGCTATCGGCACCGATGCTTTCCAAGAAGCGGATGTCATTGGTATTTCAAGATCGTGTACAAAATGGAACGTGATGGTCAAACGCGTAGAAGACTTACCAAAATGCATCAATGAAGCTTTTGAAATCGCCACTAGTGGTAGACCTGGTCCTGTTTTGGTCGATTTACCAAAGGATGTCCAAGCTTCAATATTGAGGGCTCCAATTCCAATTAAAACCACAATCCCATCAAACGCATTAAAGCAACTAACAAGAAGTGCATACACTCAATTCTCAGAAGCTGGTATCAAAAGAGCTGCTGAATTGATCAACATTGCAAAGAAACCAATTTTATATGTCGGTGGTggtattttaaataatccTGAAGGTCCAAGATTAATCAAAGAGCTTAGTGACAGAGCCCAGATCCCGGTTACCACAACTTTACAAGCATTGGGTGCGTTCGATCAAGATGATCCTAAATCACTAGACATGTTAGGTATGCATGGATACGCTCCAGCAAACCTAGCTATTCAAAATGCTGATTTGATCATTGCTGTTGGTGCAAGATTCGATGATCGTGTCACATTAAATATCAGTAAATTTGCACCTGAGGCTCGCCGTGCTGCTCTGGAGAATAGAGGTGGTATCATACATTTCGATATTTCTGCcaagaatataaataaagttgTCGAGACTCAAGTGCCCATCGAAGGTGATGCTGCAACTAACTTGCAACAAATGATTCCTTCTGTTTTTTCTGTTACTGAACgtgaaagaaaagaatggTTGGATACTATCAACAACTGGAAAGCAAAATATCCATATGCTTACCAAAAAGAAACTCCAGGTTCTAAAATAAAACCTCAAACTGTCATTGCTAAACTTTCAGAGATCGCAAACAGTTCTGGGAAACCTATTGTAGTAACCACTGGTGTTGGTCAACACCAAATGTGGGCCGCCCAACACTGGACTTGGAAGACACCACGTACATTTATATCATCAGGTGGTTTAGGCACTATGGGTTATGGTCTACCAGCTGCCATTGGTGCCCAAGTAGCAAGACCAGATGCTGTAGTAATCGATATCGATGGTGATGCGTCATTCAATATGTCATTGACTGAATTATCTTCAGCTGTGCAAGCCTGTACACcaatcaaaattttattattgaataacGAAGAACAAGGCATGGTCACCCAATGGCAATCATTGTTTTACAAACACCGTTATTCACACACACATCAACTGAATCCAGATTTTGTCAAAATAGCTGAGGCAATGGGTATGAAAGGTATGAGATTAGCTGAACAAAGCAAAATGGAAGATACATTAcatgaatttttcaactttGATGGTCCTGTTTTATTAGAAGTTGTTGTTGAAAAGAAAGTTCCTGTCCTACCAATGGTCCCTGCAGGTAAAGGTTTAGACGAATTCATTTGCTTCGACCCAGAAGTTGAAAAGGAACAAAATGAATTACGTAGAAAACGTACCAACggaaaacattaa